Proteins from a genomic interval of Asticcacaulis sp. AND118:
- a CDS encoding class I SAM-dependent methyltransferase, which yields MQDPVLDTLLRPFDDGLIDWPAGPALFLRARYGAALSGVDRARLICEQSFKPEYDRLKPAGFALRDPADTALHPLVIVLPPRQREEYRALLARAVATAEPGGTVLACVSNLEGAKTVENDLKALCGNVASLSKNKCRAFWATTDAPNADLVTQWLALDAPRPILDGRFVSRPGLFAWDRIDAGSKRLAEHLPLLSGHGADLGGGFGYLSDEVLRRNPGVRIDLYEAEQRAVELSESNLKVYGERVSCHWRDVTKGIDGAYDFIVSNPPFHAGRADLPELGQAFIRAAAAGLKPGGSLYMVANRHLPYEAGLKGAFKSVVALHEDRDYKVYRGIK from the coding sequence ATGCAAGATCCTGTACTCGATACCCTGTTGCGACCGTTCGATGACGGCCTGATCGACTGGCCCGCCGGCCCGGCTTTGTTCCTGCGCGCCCGCTACGGCGCGGCGCTGAGCGGCGTCGATCGCGCGCGCCTGATCTGCGAGCAGAGCTTCAAGCCCGAATACGACCGCCTGAAGCCGGCCGGCTTCGCCCTGCGCGATCCCGCCGATACCGCGCTCCATCCGCTGGTCATCGTCCTGCCGCCGCGCCAGCGCGAAGAATACCGCGCGCTTCTGGCCCGGGCCGTGGCCACCGCTGAACCGGGCGGCACGGTGCTGGCCTGCGTGTCCAATCTCGAAGGCGCGAAGACGGTCGAAAACGACCTCAAAGCCCTGTGCGGCAATGTCGCCTCGCTGTCGAAGAACAAGTGCCGCGCCTTCTGGGCAACCACCGACGCACCCAATGCCGATCTGGTGACGCAGTGGCTGGCGCTCGACGCCCCGCGACCTATCCTCGACGGGCGTTTCGTCAGCCGCCCCGGCCTGTTCGCTTGGGACCGCATCGACGCCGGCTCGAAGCGTCTGGCCGAACATTTGCCCTTACTGAGCGGCCACGGCGCCGATCTGGGCGGCGGCTTCGGCTATCTCAGCGACGAGGTGCTGCGCCGCAATCCCGGAGTCCGCATCGACCTGTACGAGGCCGAACAGCGCGCCGTCGAACTGTCCGAAAGCAACCTCAAGGTCTACGGCGAACGCGTATCCTGCCACTGGCGCGACGTGACCAAGGGTATCGACGGCGCATATGATTTCATCGTCTCCAACCCGCCCTTCCACGCCGGTCGCGCCGACCTGCCCGAACTGGGTCAGGCCTTTATCCGCGCCGCCGCCGCAGGGCTGAAGCCGGGCGGCAGCCTGTACATGGTCGCCAACCGTCATCTGCCCTACGAGGCCGGCCTGAAAGGCGCGTTTAAGAGCGTCGTCGCGCTGCACGAAGACCGCGACTACAAGGTCTATCGGGGGATCAAATAA
- a CDS encoding pseudouridine synthase: protein MRLIKLLANLGYGSRKEVQKYIRMGVVTDAEGNVLKDDAKTEHADIRFNDRPLDPAHGVVLMLNKPTGYVCSLKDTGKLVYELLPHRFSARKPVLSTVGRLDSDTSGLLLFTDDGDYLHRIISPKNHVAKIYEVTLARPIEGHEAAIFASGDLLLESEKTPLQPAVMEQTGEKTARLTLYEGRYHQVRRMFAAVGNHVEALHRAQMGELTLGDLRPGKWRLLTPEERDGLVRT from the coding sequence ATGCGACTGATCAAGCTGCTGGCCAATCTCGGCTACGGGTCGCGCAAAGAGGTGCAGAAATATATCCGCATGGGCGTCGTCACCGACGCCGAAGGCAATGTCCTGAAGGACGACGCCAAGACCGAGCACGCGGATATCCGCTTCAACGACCGCCCGCTCGACCCGGCGCACGGCGTGGTGCTGATGCTCAACAAGCCGACCGGCTATGTCTGTTCGCTGAAGGACACCGGCAAGCTGGTCTACGAACTGCTGCCGCACCGGTTCAGCGCGCGCAAGCCGGTCCTGTCGACCGTCGGACGGCTCGATTCCGACACGTCGGGCCTGCTGCTGTTCACCGACGATGGCGACTATCTGCACCGCATCATCTCGCCGAAGAACCATGTGGCCAAGATCTACGAAGTGACGCTGGCCCGCCCCATCGAAGGGCACGAGGCGGCGATCTTCGCGTCAGGAGACCTGCTGCTGGAGTCGGAAAAGACGCCGCTCCAGCCCGCCGTGATGGAACAGACCGGCGAGAAGACGGCGCGCCTGACCCTCTATGAAGGCCGCTATCATCAAGTGCGCCGCATGTTCGCCGCCGTCGGCAACCATGTCGAGGCCCTGCACCGCGCCCAGATGGGCGAGTTGACGCTGGGGGACCTGCGCCCCGGAAAATGGCGGCTGCTCACGCCGGAAGAACGCGACGGCCTCGTGCGGACATAA
- a CDS encoding DUF4164 family protein, which translates to MENAQNTVQLSPVAGASLTAAVERLDGALNALETRIRDLKSRSDALAPDSLNASSNPDASADTRRLQDEIDALRAREKVLEEAASGAFEALGVAAKDIRQLLNEQAA; encoded by the coding sequence ATGGAAAATGCTCAGAACACGGTTCAGCTTTCTCCGGTCGCGGGCGCCAGCCTGACGGCGGCGGTTGAGCGTCTGGACGGAGCGCTCAACGCGCTCGAAACCCGCATCCGCGACCTGAAGAGCCGCAGCGACGCACTGGCCCCCGATTCGTTGAATGCTTCGTCGAACCCCGATGCGTCCGCCGACACGCGCCGCCTTCAGGACGAGATCGATGCGCTCAGGGCGCGCGAAAAGGTGCTGGAAGAGGCCGCTTCGGGGGCCTTCGAGGCGCTGGGCGTCGCCGCCAAGGATATTCGTCAACTTCTCAACGAGCAGGCCGCCTGA
- a CDS encoding cold-shock protein — protein MSTGTVKWFNGTKGYGFIQPDDGGTDVFVHISAVERSGLRGLDEGQKVTFELARDKRSGKMSAENLQVG, from the coding sequence ATGAGCACAGGTACGGTTAAGTGGTTTAACGGCACCAAGGGTTACGGCTTCATTCAACCCGATGACGGCGGCACGGACGTGTTCGTTCACATCTCGGCGGTTGAGCGTTCGGGCCTGCGCGGCCTCGACGAAGGCCAGAAGGTGACCTTCGAACTGGCCCGCGACAAGCGTTCGGGCAAGATGTCGGCCGAGAACCTGCAGGTCGGCTAA
- the tkt gene encoding transketolase — translation MSLPPIPGLPTAKPSPTVMADAIRVLSMEAVHRARSGHQGMPMGMADVATVLWTKFLKYDPKKPDWADRDRFVLSAGHGSMLIYSLLHLTGFKSVSMEDIKNFRQWGSTTAGHPEYGHTAGVECTTGPLGQGLAAAVGMAMAERHLNARFGDDVVDHRTWVIAGDGCLMEGVSHEAISLAGRLKLNKLIVLWDDNNVTIDGVATIAETGDQLARFKAAGWAVKAVDGHDHAKIAAAMRWATQQTKPVLLACKTKISKGAGPKEGDPHSHGYALFDTDIELSRQAMGWDAEAWTVPAPIKKAWEAAGRKAARPRKAWEAALKVHPQRDLFERAMKGELPANAFEALDAHIEKQLELKAGDATRSASGAALAQLVPFIDEMIGGSADLTGSNNTFVKGMTAFDHPKYDGRYVHYGVREFGMSAALNGMALHGGIIPYSGTFFVFSDYSRPAIRLAALMGIRVINVLTHDSIGVGEDGPTHQPVEHLASFRAMPNLLTFRPADIVEAAECWKAALLERKTPSLMVLSRQKVPAVRHQGGNLSARGAYEVKAASGAAKVSIFSSGTEVSVAVAAAEALEAEGIPTRVVSTPCWALFDRQTAKYQAEVIGNATVNVAVEAAVSLGWERFIGQDGIFVGMTGFGGSAPQDVLYREFGITKEAVIEKVKTKLG, via the coding sequence ATGTCCCTGCCGCCGATCCCTGGCCTCCCCACCGCCAAGCCGTCCCCGACCGTGATGGCCGACGCGATTCGCGTCCTGTCGATGGAGGCGGTGCACCGCGCCAGGTCCGGCCACCAGGGGATGCCGATGGGTATGGCCGATGTGGCGACCGTTTTGTGGACGAAGTTCCTCAAATACGATCCGAAAAAGCCCGACTGGGCCGACCGCGACCGCTTCGTCCTGTCCGCGGGTCACGGCTCAATGCTCATCTATTCGCTGCTGCACCTGACCGGCTTCAAGTCGGTGTCTATGGAAGACATCAAGAACTTCCGTCAGTGGGGCTCCACCACCGCCGGTCACCCGGAATACGGCCACACGGCAGGCGTCGAATGCACGACCGGCCCGCTGGGTCAGGGTCTAGCCGCCGCCGTCGGCATGGCGATGGCCGAGCGTCACCTCAATGCGCGTTTCGGCGATGACGTCGTCGATCACCGCACCTGGGTCATCGCCGGCGACGGCTGCCTGATGGAAGGCGTATCGCACGAGGCGATCTCGCTGGCCGGGCGTCTGAAGCTCAACAAGCTGATCGTGCTGTGGGACGACAACAATGTCACCATCGACGGCGTAGCGACCATCGCCGAAACCGGCGATCAACTGGCGCGCTTCAAGGCCGCGGGCTGGGCGGTGAAGGCCGTCGACGGCCACGACCATGCGAAAATCGCCGCCGCCATGCGCTGGGCGACGCAGCAGACCAAGCCGGTCCTCTTGGCATGCAAGACGAAGATTTCCAAGGGCGCCGGCCCAAAGGAAGGCGACCCGCATTCGCACGGCTACGCCCTGTTCGACACCGACATCGAACTGTCGCGTCAGGCCATGGGCTGGGACGCCGAAGCCTGGACCGTGCCCGCTCCGATCAAGAAGGCGTGGGAAGCCGCCGGCCGCAAGGCCGCGCGTCCGCGCAAGGCCTGGGAAGCCGCGCTGAAGGTACACCCGCAACGCGACCTGTTCGAGCGCGCCATGAAGGGCGAACTGCCCGCCAACGCTTTCGAGGCGCTGGACGCCCACATCGAAAAGCAACTGGAACTGAAAGCCGGCGACGCCACGCGTTCGGCTTCGGGCGCGGCGCTGGCGCAACTGGTGCCCTTCATTGATGAGATGATCGGCGGTTCTGCCGATCTGACCGGTTCGAACAACACCTTCGTCAAGGGCATGACCGCCTTCGATCATCCGAAATACGACGGTCGCTACGTCCACTACGGCGTACGTGAATTCGGCATGTCCGCCGCGCTCAACGGCATGGCGCTGCACGGCGGCATCATTCCCTATTCGGGCACCTTCTTCGTCTTCTCCGACTATTCCCGCCCGGCTATCCGTCTGGCGGCTCTGATGGGCATCCGCGTCATCAACGTCCTGACCCACGACTCGATCGGCGTCGGCGAAGACGGCCCGACGCACCAGCCGGTCGAGCATCTGGCCAGCTTCCGCGCCATGCCGAACCTGCTGACCTTCCGCCCCGCCGACATCGTCGAAGCGGCGGAATGCTGGAAGGCGGCGCTGCTGGAGCGCAAGACGCCGTCGCTGATGGTGCTGTCGCGTCAAAAGGTGCCGGCCGTCCGCCATCAGGGCGGCAATCTGTCGGCCAGGGGCGCTTACGAGGTCAAAGCCGCTTCGGGCGCAGCGAAAGTGTCGATCTTCTCGTCGGGCACCGAGGTGTCGGTCGCGGTGGCCGCCGCCGAGGCGCTGGAAGCCGAGGGCATCCCGACCCGCGTCGTTTCGACCCCGTGCTGGGCGCTGTTCGACCGTCAGACGGCAAAATATCAGGCCGAAGTCATCGGCAACGCCACGGTGAACGTCGCCGTCGAAGCCGCCGTGTCGCTGGGCTGGGAACGCTTCATCGGTCAGGACGGCATCTTCGTCGGCATGACCGGCTTCGGCGGCTCGGCTCCGCAGGACGTGCTTTACCGTGAATTTGGCATCACCAAGGAAGCCGTCATCGAAAAGGTGAAGACGAAGCTCGGTTAA
- a CDS encoding cell division protein ZapA, with translation MAEVTVKVNNKPYTVGCADGQEARVQELARIFSDHVEMVVSDVGAIGEVRLFLMASLLLVDEMEELRAQLEEAQSAQARMSAGAFEIERKAAFAISDAAERLEKLVSEV, from the coding sequence ATGGCTGAGGTCACGGTCAAGGTCAACAACAAGCCCTATACGGTGGGCTGCGCCGACGGTCAGGAAGCGCGCGTGCAGGAACTGGCGCGCATCTTCAGCGACCATGTCGAGATGGTGGTCTCCGATGTCGGGGCCATCGGTGAGGTGCGCCTGTTTCTGATGGCGTCTCTGCTGCTGGTCGACGAGATGGAAGAACTGCGCGCGCAACTGGAAGAAGCGCAGTCGGCTCAGGCGCGCATGTCCGCCGGAGCGTTCGAGATCGAGCGCAAGGCGGCGTTCGCCATTTCCGACGCCGCCGAACGGCTGGAGAAGCTGGTCAGCGAGGTTTAA